Proteins co-encoded in one Arachis stenosperma cultivar V10309 chromosome 7, arast.V10309.gnm1.PFL2, whole genome shotgun sequence genomic window:
- the LOC130940618 gene encoding protein EPIDERMAL PATTERNING FACTOR 2-like: protein MSTLSLGTHKFFLFVIFFMLVSIGWSRRVIPNNVKLNNLQEEVAAIRNKKEEAKEDVVLEQSSTGSSIPDCSHACGPCFPCKRVMVSFKCSIAESCPIVYRCICKGKYYHVPSN, encoded by the exons ATGAGCACTTTGTCACTTGGAACCCACAAGTTTTTCCTATTTGTGATCTTCTTCATGTTGGTTTCCATTGGTTGGAGCCGTAGGGTGATTCCAAATAATG TTAAGTtgaataacttgcaagaagaggTAGCAGCAATTAGAAATAAAAAG GAAGAAGCAAAGGAAGATGTTGTATTGGAACAGAGTTCAACTGGATCCTCCATACCAGATTGTTCCCATGCATGTGGACCATGTTTTCCTTGCAAGAGGGTTATGGTTAGTTTCAAGTGCTCAATTGCAGAGTCCTGCCCTATAGTTTATAGATGCATTTGTAAAGGGAAATACTACCATGTACCTTCAAATTGA